GCCGTATTGGAGAGGTTGTCATACTGAATAGAGCAAATATCAATATTTCGGGAAGATCGGTAATTGTTAAAGGAAAAGGTGATAAAGAAAGAGAAGTTTACTTTAATATTCGTTGTTCGCTTTGGCTGCAGAAATATTTGGAGGAGCGTACAGATTGCGATGAAAGTTTATTTGTCACTGAGAGAAGACCTAAAAAGCGAATGGGCATTGAAAATGTTCGCCATATTATTAAAAGGATCTCCATTCGCGCAAATATCAATAAAGAAATACACCCTCATCAATTAAGACATAGTTATGCTACCCATATGTTAAATAATGGAGCACCAATTGAAGTCATCCAAAGCTTGTTAGGACATGAAAAAAGTGAAACCACAAAAATATATGCTCAATTAAGTGGTAAGTTAAGACAAGATTTCTACAGTAAATATTTCTAGAAGGCGTGCCTATTCCAAACGGTACGCCTTCTGTTTGTAGTAAGAAAAGCTTGTGGAAAATAGAAGGATTTGAAATAATTGGTATTAAGCAAAAGCACGAATATCTCGAAACTGAGTCTTCAAGTAAAGGGCAGGATTGTGGAAGACTCAGTTTCGAGATAATAGAAGAATTTGAAACGTTTATTAATACAAAGTCGTATGAACATTAACTTCCATAAACAACACTTAGGTTAAAGACTTCTGTTACTAATTTTACAAAAAAATGAATAAGATTTTTTATTAAGTATGTTCATTATCTATCTGTAGGTTAGGGAGGTTTGAAAAGTGATTTGGATAATTTTATTATCACCTTTTATAATTCTATTAGGGATTGGTATTTTATCGACCGTAGTAATAAAAGGTTTAAACAGAACCGACCTGATTTAACTCAAAACCAGATTAGAGCGAAGGAAGATACGGAACAATACAAAGATATGAATCAGAATAATTTCTAGCATTTTTTCTGAATATCTTGATTTCCTGAAGAATGTTTCTGTTAACATAAGAAACAATAGAAATAAAAAAGTTTGGTGAAAAAAATGACTGAAATTAATAATAATAATCAAAATAAAAAAGGGAAATTACGTGCATTAATTGATAGCTTGCTTGAAGGTTGTGTTGGCATCGGATGTGTATTACCAATAATAATTTCTGCATCTGTAACCGGTATTATCATATGGGTAATTTAACGCTCTCTTTTGTGGTCAGGTATGTGGAATGAACCTATATCTATAAGAAATCTAATGTTAGGAAGTGGGATCTCCATGGTTGTATTATTTCATTTTAAATTTTTATTTGAAAAACTTTTTATAAAAGGTTAATATCTCGAATTCAAGTCTTAAAGGAAAGGGGGCGATTGTTGATTAGAAGGCACTCGTCCATACGGGCTAGCTTTTTCACTGCCGAAGCAGGCTAATCAAAGATAAACATAAAAAAATTCGGATAAAATAGGGAGGGATTGCTTGTTAAACAGAAAAATACTTTCTATAGTTGTTGGAGTTATTACTACGCTTTTTGTTAGTTTTGCTTTAATTACGCAAAATGGCGATTTATTAGTAACACCATTCCTTCAACTTATTTTAGGTTTAGTAACAGCGGATGTATTGGTGTCTGGAATATCTGCTTTTCGTAGAAAAAGTAAAGGATTAGGCTTGTTCTTTACTTTCATCACATTATTTATGCTGAGTGTTATCATTTTAAATAACACTATGACAATCGAAGGAACCATTCCAGTTATAACCATATATATTGTATTCGGGGTTCCAATTGGTATTATTGCGATGTTTGTCCACCGAATAAATACTAGAAATGAATTGGAACTGTGAGGAAATTATCAATTAGTAGTAGCTAATCGGCTTATTAAAGTAAAGGGGCGTTTCTTTAAAGAAGTTCAAGGCTTTTAAAGTAAAAAGGGGGAAGCTTATGTATCAATATTATAATGGTCTTGTAATTAGAGAAGGTGTAAAAGGCGTTCCGGGTAACTTCGTTGAAGAACTATTTAAGGAAGCAGGATGGGTTAGAGAAACCCCGAGTTGGCAAAAGGAAAAATTCACTCTCATGTTTGAGAATTCAACTTGGGCATTTACGGTTTGGGATGAAAATAGAATGGTTGGGATGGTAAGGGTAATTTCTGACCAAATCATGGCTGCTAATATAATGGATTTAGTTGTTTCATCAAACTATCGAGGCAAAGGGATTGGACAGAAGCTTGTTGAACTATGTGTTCAAAAACTTCCACATGGTGATTGGTTTGCCCATACCTCTTCTAATAATTTTAGCTTTTATAAAAAATGTGGTTTTGAGGTTAAAGATTTATCTCAGAATGGAACATGCGCCTATTATGGGTACATACAAGCTCGAATAGATGGGGATCGGTGAATACTAAGGATCTTGGTAATTATCTTAATTTCAAGTCTTCCAGAATCGGGAGGGGGGCGATTGATTAATAGAGTCCTCGCTATATTACATAAGTTCAGTTGGGAATTCAGCTATTTTTAACTAACGAAGCCACAAACTCACATAAGGAGTGTAATATAAATGCAGGAGAACAATATTAAACTTGTGATTGGCGCAGGGGAACATAACAATAATCCGGGTTGGATTCATACCCAAGAAGAGGAAGTAAATTTACTAGATGAAGCTACCTGGGAAGCTAACTTTAAGATAAATTCAATTGAAGCCATTTTAGCAGAACACGTCTGGGAACATCTTACTTTCGAAGAGGGGATAAGAGCTGCTGAGATATGTATTAAATATCTAAGAGAAGGTGGGTACGTCCGTTGTGCAGTTCCCGATGGATATTTTCCAGATGAAAAGTATCAGCAAATCGTACAAGTGGGAGGTCCAGGACCAGCCGATCATCCGGCAGCGAGTCATAAAATTGTACATAATTATAAATCAATATCCAACATGTTTGAGAACGTTGGATTTGAAGTGAAATTACTTGAATATTGTGATGAAGAAGGTCAATTTCATGCTAATTCATGGAGTGGAAAAGATGGAGTTATCTTTCGCTCTAAACAATTTGATCCTAGAAACCAAGGGAAAGAGTTAGCATTTCCATCGCTTATTATTGATGCTGTAAAGCACTGATTATTCAATTAATTGAGAGCAATAAGCATAGTCTTTCCTTTACAATATCTCGACTTCGAATCTTAAAGTAAAGGGGGCGATTATTCAATAAGTATAGTCGTCTTTTATTTTTATAAAATGAATAGGGAGGATTGCTACCTTGAACCTGTTTATAATAACGTTAGTCCTTTTGCCAACACTGATTACTTGTCTTATCGGGTACTTCTTATACAAATACAGTAAACCTTTAAGTATAATCGCTATGGTATTAACTCCGCTCATTATTATGTTCATGCTTATGAGTTATAAAGTTTTATTGAGCATTCCTTTATCTATAATTATTGTCCTAACTATTCATGGGAATAAAAAGTCTAAAGTATCTTGATTTCAAGTCTTCCCGTAAAGGGGGCGATTGTTCAATAAGAGCAATCGCTTTTTCGCTTATAGGTATTATTGTTGAATACTCAGCTTCGGGATAAATACGTCTATTGAATTGAAATTAGTAAAAGGATTGCTATTATTTACGTTGAATTTATAGAATTAGGGCAATAGCATTAGGATGAAGAAATATTCAGAAATTCTTTGAACGTCTTTAAAATGAGATTAAGGAGAATGATGTAATGAAATCAGTTGAAAAGAAAAGGAAGGTACAAAAAAAGTATCGAGAAGAATTAAGAAAGAAGAAAGAAGATGAACAATCCACCTTTTCAGTTGTTATAATTATTTCCATTTTCGTTATATTTATGGTCCTTAACGCTTATATTAAAAGCTTTTAATATTAAATTTAGTTAAATGAATACTGGGTAAAAAAATAGATTATCTTGAATTCAAGTCTTTACTTAAAGGGGGCGATTGTTCAATAGGGGGGATATATAACTTTATTGATAGAACGTTCGAGCAGAGATAGTGAGTCATTTTTGGTTGTGTAATGTTTTGAGCAAAGGTTCAGAAGGGGTGATGAAATGGGGTTTGATTTAGATAGAGCAGGTTTTGGAATGAGGTTGTTTGCTGGTGTGTTAGATACATTAGTTATTGTTATTCCAATCGGAGTTTTTGTTTATCTTTATACAGGTACACCGTCACTAAATTGGACACAAGGTGTCACTTGGAACGTCTTGTATATCATTTATTCCATCATCCTTCCTGTAATCTGGGGAGGCTACAACGCAGGAAAAAGGTTAGTAAACATAAGGATAAATAAAGCTAATGGTAAGGAATTAAATATAGCGGATATGTTTTTTAGAGAATTCATCGGCAAGTTTCTAATAGGGTATTTAACTGTTGGTTTATCCACGCTGGTGAGTGCGTTAATGATTGTAATTCGCAAAGATAAAAAAGCAATTCACGATTTTGTAGCTGGAACTTTTGTTTCAAATGAAGTATGAATTTTTCCTGAGTTTATCTTGAAATCAAGTCTTTCGCTAATGGGGGCGTTTATCCAATACAGGGTGTTATCTCTCAGATATGGATAGCAAGAAAATCTCTATCTACCATCTTGGAATAAACCATAAATCGAAATTCATAATTAGTGCGCTGTAGAGGTTCCATAATGAATGAAGAATTAATCCAGGTATTATGGATTTAGTCCTAACATATAGGGTACCAAGCAAAAGTCCAAAGACCCCTGCGGAAAAAGGGGAAAACGGATGGTTCATAGAAAATATAATCATTTGTAAGACAACAGCTACCCAAATGTTCACCCATTTATTGAAGAAAGTAATCAAGAATACACGGTAAAAAAACTCTTCAATAATAGGGACTATCAACACTCTTGCTATTGCATATAAAGAAAACCCCAGAACTGGATATTGAAAGTGCGTGATGTATGGGATTTCCAAATTGTAAAATATACGCCAACTGTTTGAAATTAGTATGCCATAATCATATGTGATTTTCATAATCAGATATTGAAAAAGAAAGAATCCAGTTATGTAAACCCAGGTCATCTTCAATGCTAATGGAGATAAGACAAATGAATTTATAAACATCTTACGAATAACAGGAAACGATATTGTAATCAACAATGGGATAAGTGCGATGATTATTTCCTTTAAATAGGTACTATATTGATACGCAGGAGAAGTATCAATTCCTACTAATTCGGTTACTGTGTAAAAGGAAACCACTGTCACTATGCCATACAAAAACATAAATAAGCTTCTTTTATCTTTTAATTTTTCCATATAATCACCTCATTAAAATGTTATACGTCTTCATGAGGTATTGGTTTCAAAAATATGGAAAAATTTATTTTGTGAATTAACTTAAAAATTAAATCTACTAGACTTTTTAAAAACCTGAAAATTTTGAACTGATGTCTCGAATCCGAGTCTTAAAGAAAAGGGGGCGCGCGACAAGTTCTGCTATAAGCGCTTTTCAGCGTGAAAGGCAGGAAGTTTATTTGATTAAATTTTAACTGTACAACGGAGGATGGGAATGAAGGATCCATGTTTCCTGAAACCATCCCGTCAACACTTCTGCATGCGTTAAGACGGACAGGTCTTAGGGTGTGAAGCACAGGTAGATTGGGCAGAACGAAGGCTGAAGCCATTAGGTATGCTGACGGATATGCCCCACGGCTGAAAAACTAGATAGGATGAGAATCGTTCTTTGAGATAGGAACTGACGAACTTCCGAAGGTAAGGGTCTAAAGTTTCGAACGTAAGGAAACTTACGTGGTCATCTTACGATGACGTGAGTGGTGTGGAGTAAAACTGCCCCCTCTGAAAGACGCTATACCGAACGATGGCGGTATCGAGCTCACAGGCTTAAAGGAAGCATCTACGTTTAGTATGGATAGCTACGTTGTATGGTACTTGGAAAGCAAGGGACGTTGAATCAAGGGCTGTCACCCGAAACGGTTGCTATAAAGTTATGCTGAAAAGCATTTATCCTTGTGAAGGTAGGGGAATGACTGGTGAAACTTCTGTAATGGAAGTGGAGGAATAGCCCCAAGTCTAGAGTATGAAACGATTATTTTCCTAACGTGAATGGCACCGATCGGGTAGGAACGTGGGAACATCACTCCAAAGGAGGGATGCCACAGTGTCAACGCTGCGAAACTGGGATTATTATAATATGACGGAGACCTTTACGGATCTTCATGAAAAAGCGAGTCAGGGAAATACGTTCTCTCATTTATATGAAACCATCATATCGAGAGAAAACATCCTGCTCGCTTTTCGCATGATTAAAACCAATAAAGGTTCTAGAACACCAGGAACCGATGGGAAAACCATCGATGACATGAAAGAGCTCTCCGAAAATGATCTGGTAAATGAAGTCCGAAGTAAACTTCAAAACTATCACCCGAAGAAAGTTCGAAGAGAATGGATTGAAAAAGAGAACGGAAAATGGAGACCCCTTGGGATTCCATGTATCTTGGATCGAGTGATCCAACAATGCTTCAAACAAGTTCTCGAACCGATTGTAGAATCTCAATTCTTCAAACATAGCTACGGTTTCAGACCTCTCCGGTCTGCTCATCATGCTATGGCAAGAATACAGTTTCTGATTAACCATAGTCAACTTCATTACGTGGTTGATGTAGATATTAAAAGCTTCTTTGATAACGTAAATCATCGTCTATTAAAGAAGCAACTCTGGAATATTGGCATCCAAGACCGAAAGGTACTGGCATGTATTTCTAAAATGATTACATCAGAAATTGATGGTGAAGGTGTGCCCGATAAGGGTTCGCCACAAGGTGGAATTTTATCTCCCCTTCTTTCGAATGTTGTCTTAAATGATCTAGACCAATGGGTTGCCGACCAGTGGGAAGTATTTCCCCTGACGAAATCCTACAGTTCAGATGATGCCAGAAGGCGAGCGAGAAAACAAACGAATTTGAAACAAGGATATCTGGTCCGGTATGCGGATGATTTTAAAATTCTATGTCGGGATGGAAAGACAGCGCAAAGGTGGTACCATGCGGTACGTCTGTACCTCAAAGAGCGTTTGAAACTGGATATCTCACCAGAGAAATCTCAAATTGTAAACTTAAGAAAACGAGAATCGGAGTTCTTAGGGTTCACCATTCGTGCGAATAAAAAGGGTAAGAAACGAGTGGCCCATACTGGGGTCGTTACTTCAAAAAGCGAGAAAATCAAACAGGAAGCGAAGAAACTCATTCGAAGAATGAAAGCTTCGCCTTCTACTGAGAATATTAATCGTTATAATAGCTTTGTTCTAGGACTTCACCAATACTTTAAGCGAGCGACTCATGTAAGTCTCGTGTTTTCACGTCTTGCTTACGATCTAAAACCATTTCTAGTGAACCGTCTTCGACCGGTTGGAAAGCTAGAACATCCTTTTAAGCCACCTCCTTTCTATAGGAAGACCTTTAGCTTAGGAACGAAAACGATCAATATCAATGATACGTATCTATTCCCCATTGGCAATGTGAAAACATTCCATGCGATGAGCTTCAGTTCAAAGCTTTCGCTTTACACAAAGAAGGGTAGGGAACAGATACACAAAAGTCTCCGCCCGGATATCCAGAAAGAAATTGGACATTTAATGAAGTCTTCTCTACCGAAACGAAGTATTGAATATCTGGATAATCGTATTAGTCGATATAGTATGAAGATGGGAAGATGCGAAATTACAGGCAAATACCTCCATGCACAAGACGTTCACTGTCACCATTACGTGCCAAAGAACCAAGGAGGGTCCGATCAATTTCAGAATCTCCGTATTCTTCATAAGGATATCCATCGACTTATCCATATGAAAGATATAGAGAAGATAAAGGTTTATCTTGAACGATTACCACAGAATCGATTGATCTTAGACAAAATCAATCAATACCGAAAGGTATGTGGGGTGGAAGGGATCGTTGCATCCAGTCTCGAAGAGTAACATAGGAACTTATAATGTAGTACATACCTTTAGATGGAACGCCGAATGCTGGGAAACTAGCACGTTCGGTGTGGAGCAGGGGAAAAGCCAGAGATAATCTCAAACGCTTACCTATTGCTAACTTTAGTTTAATAAGCAAATATATATAAAGAGGACTTCCATAAAATTGAAAGTCCTCTTTTGTAGGTAATATCAACACTAAACTTTAACAGAGCCTTTTTATTAGAAATTGATCACGTGGTCACACAAATGGTCACACAATGGAAAATAGTCACTAAAAGTGAGAATACTAAAACCTAAATATTGCAGTGTTTTAGCTTAATTATTATGCTTAATCAAA
The Halobacillus halophilus DSM 2266 DNA segment above includes these coding regions:
- a CDS encoding tyrosine-type recombinase/integrase, which codes for MFLSEAWEKYYIDKKIEGYSLQTLKTYSLQFKMLVRYFGDVNTDEFAVDQLKNYLIAEGEHLKPSSLGHKVHFLRSFFKWLYEEGFISYNPAIKLKEPKVGKRIPKFLTEMEIEQLRDSCITPMEKAVFEFFYSTGCRIGEVVILNRANINISGRSVIVKGKGDKEREVYFNIRCSLWLQKYLEERTDCDESLFVTERRPKKRMGIENVRHIIKRISIRANINKEIHPHQLRHSYATHMLNNGAPIEVIQSLLGHEKSETTKIYAQLSGKLRQDFYSKYF
- a CDS encoding class I SAM-dependent methyltransferase, translated to MQENNIKLVIGAGEHNNNPGWIHTQEEEVNLLDEATWEANFKINSIEAILAEHVWEHLTFEEGIRAAEICIKYLREGGYVRCAVPDGYFPDEKYQQIVQVGGPGPADHPAASHKIVHNYKSISNMFENVGFEVKLLEYCDEEGQFHANSWSGKDGVIFRSKQFDPRNQGKELAFPSLIIDAVKH
- a CDS encoding CPBP family intramembrane glutamic endopeptidase, with protein sequence MEKLKDKRSLFMFLYGIVTVVSFYTVTELVGIDTSPAYQYSTYLKEIIIALIPLLITISFPVIRKMFINSFVLSPLALKMTWVYITGFFLFQYLIMKITYDYGILISNSWRIFYNLEIPYITHFQYPVLGFSLYAIARVLIVPIIEEFFYRVFLITFFNKWVNIWVAVVLQMIIFSMNHPFSPFSAGVFGLLLGTLYVRTKSIIPGLILHSLWNLYSALIMNFDLWFIPRW
- a CDS encoding RDD family protein; this translates as MGFDLDRAGFGMRLFAGVLDTLVIVIPIGVFVYLYTGTPSLNWTQGVTWNVLYIIYSIILPVIWGGYNAGKRLVNIRINKANGKELNIADMFFREFIGKFLIGYLTVGLSTLVSALMIVIRKDKKAIHDFVAGTFVSNEV
- a CDS encoding GNAT family N-acetyltransferase, with the protein product MYQYYNGLVIREGVKGVPGNFVEELFKEAGWVRETPSWQKEKFTLMFENSTWAFTVWDENRMVGMVRVISDQIMAANIMDLVVSSNYRGKGIGQKLVELCVQKLPHGDWFAHTSSNNFSFYKKCGFEVKDLSQNGTCAYYGYIQARIDGDR
- the ltrA gene encoding group II intron reverse transcriptase/maturase, encoding MSTLRNWDYYNMTETFTDLHEKASQGNTFSHLYETIISRENILLAFRMIKTNKGSRTPGTDGKTIDDMKELSENDLVNEVRSKLQNYHPKKVRREWIEKENGKWRPLGIPCILDRVIQQCFKQVLEPIVESQFFKHSYGFRPLRSAHHAMARIQFLINHSQLHYVVDVDIKSFFDNVNHRLLKKQLWNIGIQDRKVLACISKMITSEIDGEGVPDKGSPQGGILSPLLSNVVLNDLDQWVADQWEVFPLTKSYSSDDARRRARKQTNLKQGYLVRYADDFKILCRDGKTAQRWYHAVRLYLKERLKLDISPEKSQIVNLRKRESEFLGFTIRANKKGKKRVAHTGVVTSKSEKIKQEAKKLIRRMKASPSTENINRYNSFVLGLHQYFKRATHVSLVFSRLAYDLKPFLVNRLRPVGKLEHPFKPPPFYRKTFSLGTKTININDTYLFPIGNVKTFHAMSFSSKLSLYTKKGREQIHKSLRPDIQKEIGHLMKSSLPKRSIEYLDNRISRYSMKMGRCEITGKYLHAQDVHCHHYVPKNQGGSDQFQNLRILHKDIHRLIHMKDIEKIKVYLERLPQNRLILDKINQYRKVCGVEGIVASSLEE